The sequence CCGGAGCTGGCGATTTCCTTGCCGAAGCCGCGGATGAGCTCGATGGTGCCGGCATCAACCAAACCGATGTAGGGGACCAGGTTGTTGGGCGAATACTGCATGGCGATGACGCGATAGGGCGCGAGCATCGCCTTGAGGTTCTCCCAGAGTTCCTGCCATGCCGAGTATTCACGCTTGGAGCCGGGCAGGGAGTCGAGATGGCCGGCCTCGATGCGGTGAACAAGCTTCGAGGGCTCGCCCTGGGCGGGGATTAGATAGAACCAGCGGCGGGTGACCATCAGGCTTTCCGGGAGGCCGAGGACGCGGTAGGCAATGGGGTCGCGATGGTGGTGGTCGTAAAAGAGCCAGGCGTCAAACTGCTGCTCGCGCAGGGCAGACTGGATAGCGGCTAGGTCCATGGGCGAAACAGCTATTTTACAGGACGCAGGAGGCGGGGCACAGGAGGCGGGAGGCAGGGGGCGGGATGCAGGAAAATCTAGGCGGACGCGGTGGCCGCGGTCTTCTCCGGCTGGACGATGCGGTTGTAGATCCAGAGGAGCAGAGCGGTAGCCACGCCGACGCCGGTGACCGCCCACCAGATCAGCTCCGGCTGCTGCTGTACTTCCCCGAATTGATGGAGGAGCTTGCCGCCCAGCCAGCCCGCCGCCAGCGAGCCGATGCCGATGGGCAGGAAAGCGAAGCCCAGGTAAGCGCCCTGCTGCCCGGGCGGCGCCAGGCGCGAGATGTATTCGTAGTAGCGCGGCGCCTGCGTGATCTCTCCCAGGGCCACGACCACCAGCGTGACGTAGGCCATGGTCACCGTGGGGTGGACGGCGAGGATGACCCAGGCGAGCGCGGAGATGAGCGTCCCCAGGGTGATGGCGTGGAATGAGGGCAGCTTGCGGATGAGGAAGTTGACGACGACAGTGAGCGAAATCACCGTAAGGGGACCGGCGGTGAGCATGAGTTCGGTGTCGGCTTGAGCGTCAACATATTTGACGACGTAGAGCGGCAGGATGATGAACTCCTGCCAGAAGACGATCCAGTAGCCGGAGAAAATCAGAAGAAAAGCCATGAAGCGGGGGTTGGAGAACACCGTCCAAAAGTTGCGGGCGGTCTGGCGGAGGTCGGTGGGACGGGAGTCGGCGGAACGAGCCGGCTCCTTGAACAGGAGCAGCACGGCGAAAAACATCAGGAAGACGCTGAGAGCGGCGACGCGGAAGACGTTCTCGACACTCATGCGCTGGTGCACCCAGGAGGCAACGTAGGGCCCGGCGGCGCCGCCGATGTTCACCAGCGTGTAGTAAATCGAGTAGCCGAGGGAGCGGACATTCTCGCGCGAGGCGTGGGCGGTGGTGCCGACCACGGCGGGCTTGACCAGGGCGACGCCCAGCGCGGGGAGCATGAGGACGAACGCCACCAGCGCGCCCAGCGGAACCAGGTCTCGAACCGGAGCGAGCCACGGGGCTCCAATCGAGCCCAGCAGGAAGTAGGCGACGCTCAGGATGAGGTAGGCAAGGGAAAGGGCA is a genomic window of Terriglobales bacterium containing:
- a CDS encoding MFS transporter, which produces MSQRLAEIRAGFDRPFWVANVTELFERLSYYAAFASLARYLHETLEFPTQEASNLTGLFGGLVWFLAAFGGAVTDRLGFRRALSLAYLILSVAYFLLGSIGAPWLAPVRDLVPLGALVAFVLMLPALGVALVKPAVVGTTAHASRENVRSLGYSIYYTLVNIGGAAGPYVASWVHQRMSVENVFRVAALSVFLMFFAVLLLFKEPARSADSRPTDLRQTARNFWTVFSNPRFMAFLLIFSGYWIVFWQEFIILPLYVVKYVDAQADTELMLTAGPLTVISLTVVVNFLIRKLPSFHAITLGTLISALAWVILAVHPTVTMAYVTLVVVALGEITQAPRYYEYISRLAPPGQQGAYLGFAFLPIGIGSLAAGWLGGKLLHQFGEVQQQPELIWWAVTGVGVATALLLWIYNRIVQPEKTAATASA